The following proteins are co-located in the Paenibacillus sp. FSL H8-0079 genome:
- a CDS encoding SDR family NAD(P)-dependent oxidoreductase, with protein MGKLQDKVAVITGGASGIGAATARLFVSEGAKVVLVDLNEEKGKAFEQELKALKAEALFIKANITSEEEVAEIFKQTIAAFGKVDIVFNNAGIGRVHPTHELDYAEWRNTVNVDLDGVFLVARESIREMLKIGGGTIVNTASMYGWVGSPGSAAYNAAKGGVVNLTRSLALEYAEQNIRVNSLCPGFIDTPIIPEESKQALSAATPMKRLGQADEMAKAVLFLASDDSSYMTGNSLIVDGGYTAQ; from the coding sequence ATGGGCAAACTTCAAGATAAAGTTGCAGTCATCACAGGAGGAGCATCCGGGATTGGTGCAGCGACAGCTCGCTTATTCGTTTCCGAAGGAGCTAAAGTGGTCTTGGTGGATCTGAATGAAGAAAAAGGCAAGGCGTTTGAGCAGGAACTGAAAGCGCTTAAAGCAGAAGCTCTCTTCATCAAAGCAAACATAACGAGTGAAGAAGAGGTTGCTGAGATTTTCAAACAAACCATAGCAGCATTCGGTAAAGTGGATATCGTATTCAACAATGCAGGAATCGGACGTGTGCATCCGACGCATGAGCTTGACTACGCCGAATGGCGCAATACAGTCAATGTTGACCTGGACGGCGTATTCTTGGTCGCTCGTGAATCGATCCGCGAAATGCTCAAAATTGGCGGAGGCACCATCGTCAATACAGCTTCCATGTACGGATGGGTTGGCTCGCCTGGTTCTGCAGCCTACAATGCAGCTAAAGGCGGCGTCGTGAATCTGACTCGTTCCCTTGCGCTGGAATATGCTGAGCAAAATATTCGGGTGAACTCCCTTTGCCCAGGCTTTATCGACACACCGATTATCCCGGAAGAGAGCAAACAAGCACTTTCTGCGGCAACTCCAATGAAACGTTTGGGTCAAGCAGATGAAATGGCGAAAGCCGTTCTGTTCCTAGCTAGCGACGATTCTTCATATATGACAGGAAATAGTCTGATCGTAGACGGAGGATACACCGCTCAATAA
- a CDS encoding AraC family transcriptional regulator, which produces MVHTVSYAFRNDDTSIMTLDSIGWQIVSSEEYRCPSDNRPDPGHVVFQYTLNGQGYLDINNQTIPLPKGHALLVKIAGEHCYYYKQENNEPWEFIWINIRGDEANRIWDMIHDNEGHVILRNADSPLIQELWQIIQLIHQDKVTDKYRLSMQVYRWLLILVQTSRDAERDIGALSITTIEKCKKFIRENYASPLTLDLLASHCDINKHYLCRLFQKSEKTSPLAYLKDRRIEVAIRLLRTTELPISQIGQQCGFESPSYFGKVFRQYMSMSPKEYRMNKLEFPYEAIYYE; this is translated from the coding sequence ATGGTTCATACGGTCTCTTATGCTTTTCGCAATGACGATACATCAATCATGACACTAGACTCTATTGGATGGCAGATCGTCTCAAGCGAGGAATATCGTTGTCCCAGTGACAATAGACCGGACCCGGGGCACGTTGTTTTTCAATACACGCTCAATGGCCAGGGTTATCTGGATATTAACAATCAAACGATTCCTTTACCAAAGGGACATGCACTACTTGTTAAAATTGCAGGAGAACATTGCTACTACTATAAGCAAGAGAATAACGAACCCTGGGAATTTATTTGGATAAATATTCGCGGGGATGAAGCCAATCGAATTTGGGATATGATCCATGATAATGAGGGGCATGTCATTCTACGAAACGCAGATTCTCCCTTGATTCAAGAGTTATGGCAAATTATTCAATTGATCCATCAGGATAAAGTTACGGACAAGTATCGATTGTCCATGCAAGTCTATCGGTGGCTGCTCATCTTGGTGCAGACAAGTCGGGATGCGGAAAGGGATATCGGTGCCCTTTCCATAACAACGATCGAGAAATGTAAAAAGTTTATCCGAGAGAATTATGCCTCCCCTTTGACGCTGGATCTGCTAGCCAGCCATTGCGATATCAATAAACACTACTTGTGCAGGTTATTTCAGAAATCCGAGAAAACTTCACCGCTAGCCTATCTCAAAGATAGACGGATTGAAGTTGCAATCCGACTACTCCGCACGACCGAACTTCCGATTTCCCAGATTGGCCAACAATGCGGCTTTGAGAGTCCCAGCTATTTCGGCAAAGTTTTTCGGCAATATATGTCCATGTCTCCCAAAGAATATCGCATGAATAAGCTAGAGTTTCCATATGAGGCCATTTATTATGAATAG
- a CDS encoding GDSL-type esterase/lipase family protein produces the protein MNRRNGSIQKSILVSLLAFLMVISLVIPPAPARAESSSSLPGRQGEYLNRGLVAVLVDNGVFLSWRYLNNDPDDIAFNIYKNGTKVNTSPISDVTNYVDTTGFDSSQYQISTVIAGKEQMQPEVASVWHNDYLPIPLDKPADGRTKDGGTYTYYAGDASVADLDGDGEYEIVFLWSPSNSKDNSQAGYTGNVYIDAIKLDGTKLWRIDLGVNIRAGAHYTQLMVYDLDGNGKAEVVVKTADGTKDGQGTVIGDGTKDYRNEGGYILTGPEYLTLFDGETGAAVSTVDYDPPRGNVSDWGDGYGNRVDRFLGAIAYLDGTKPSVVMSRGYYTRTVLVAYDYVGGELVKRWTFDTNEAGSQYQSQGNHNLSVLDADNDGKDEIMFGALAIDDDGSLLYSTGLGHGDAMHAGQLDPNREGYQVVSVHEHSDAAYGLEMRDAATGEILWGEKTGFDTGRGMSADIDPNYPGYESWATTITNGQSVPVTNTYSAVGEAIYTAEEGPKTANFAIWWDGDLQRELFDHEWNNSTAKGIPLIYKWDYENKKLDEIFRATGTLTNNHTKGNPALQADILGDWREELLLRSEDSSEYRLYTTTIPTDYRIPTLMQDPVYRLGVAWQNVAYNQPPHTGFYLGAEATTFPKADLTLTREAEMAEPVYRFDFGTETVSGNTAIQDTLYTQETGYGFKDTSGVTVGENEVSVATGTTFAVDLPNANYKVTLRLGNDAHNSNVGVKSEFVQKLAVTNVTAGTPLEYSYDVALVDGQLDLLFTGTAIDIQDVIIEKYPEKVAGTATTIYMAGDSTMQSYSEMQAPQEGWGQQFGRYFSNGAVIVNDAIGGRSSKSFMVDGRLDTILQRIKPGDFFFISFGHNDASAGIPDRYASPEDYKIYLTRYVNGAKQRGATPVLLTPVGRRDFNTVTQEFNVSFPAYVQAAKEVAEELDVPLVDLSKLSIAYYDKIGNTATEKVFLYANPGEYPKYPNGINDNTHFSSYGAQKIAGLVAGAVKDMELSISSLVIDPDISEPEPEPEAQLYEEDFEGDAADYQYAMVNATGIAGTMTGTVVDQSGNKVLSVAGSGSGNRAKVFRLFDAVNGDQVNVNFDWQSGNVSAYPSEGHLTVQDSNENALFTLFTKTGSTKIHYFVGAYNPDYGTGDTAIPEGGTATDITKNQWVNVDATVNFAEKTLDLTLTNLADPTVTQTIADISLSSGAYADNVRSMRFLGTRKGGGGTLNWTTQIDNVRIEGTQLSSESGDQTALIALYDEIKAIDLSEYTDASKAVVNRALAAAEAIFNTESTQAQVDHALNMLTVAKDSLTSEPGEEINEYNFDFGSGGAADGYIKVDAKRAYIEGNGYGFADTALTKDENRETGDLLKEDFTRVNGTSFLVEMEPANYRVTMTIGDAEESTSANVVVEQMTKLPLTSIAKGEFKEITYDIALIDGVFNLNFTGNAPKINALKLERLPDHSASDKPVIYLASDSTVANYAENYRPQAGWGETLGGYFDANEVSIDNRAVGGLSSKTFLVGGYLNDILLDIHEGDYLFMQWSHNDSTPSRPERYLTPEQFKVYLKEYIDGALQRGAIPVLVTPVNRRDFTGEVLNKSFPEYVQAMKETAQETDTLIIDLNQASWEHFQELGTEGTKSIFMWVGTTEDNTHLQMNGAIKVSELVARLVKELNIPLSDFVTLEGESPEQEAPHTTATVEGESQNDWYTSPVQVTFAAVDEDSEIEGTYYQINGGETVSGTQLTLTEEGTHTITYWSVDVDGNKESEQSLSISIDLVPPTIEIQGQTEYTIDQHVEIGYTASDTGSGVAEPEGVLLDTPAYTLEPGLNHVTATVSDLAGWEQTVEYSFAVIATFDSLINLTNAFADESIAPNAGALADQLANTLQQAKQAANDREGAKARQLLASYGDDVQAARGTVFSDEQADVLLKWEEWLHQGTPLANGAPGTPVLSDNNGYDTGLKDGDYTITMNLWWGNNGNQFKLYENGELIKDISLVDQSPSAQSVKVDITGQKNGTYIYTGELINALGTTISVPLTVIVTDASPGQAVLSNDNWDGDGNFNVTMNLWWGTNATEYELYENDVLIDTQSLQSHTPGAQSAVTAISGRAPGIYEYEAVLRNSSGETRSYKLNVTVRE, from the coding sequence ATGAACCGAAGAAATGGTTCCATCCAGAAATCGATACTTGTATCTTTATTAGCGTTCCTTATGGTTATTTCACTGGTCATCCCCCCGGCGCCAGCGCGTGCAGAGTCATCAAGCAGCCTGCCAGGTCGCCAAGGAGAATATCTTAACCGGGGTCTGGTTGCGGTTCTTGTAGACAACGGTGTTTTTTTAAGCTGGAGGTATTTGAACAATGATCCGGATGATATCGCTTTTAATATATATAAAAACGGAACCAAAGTGAACACGTCGCCCATAAGCGATGTGACGAACTATGTGGACACCACCGGTTTCGACAGTTCACAATATCAGATCTCGACCGTTATTGCAGGCAAAGAGCAAATGCAACCGGAGGTTGCATCGGTCTGGCACAACGATTATCTGCCTATTCCGCTGGATAAACCAGCCGACGGACGGACAAAAGACGGTGGAACCTATACGTATTATGCAGGTGACGCTTCCGTAGCTGACTTGGACGGCGATGGCGAATATGAAATTGTCTTCCTGTGGAGTCCGAGCAATTCCAAGGACAACTCGCAGGCAGGTTATACCGGCAATGTGTATATCGATGCCATCAAACTGGACGGCACCAAGCTGTGGAGGATTGACCTGGGAGTCAACATCCGCGCCGGAGCGCATTATACACAGTTAATGGTGTATGATCTCGATGGCAACGGAAAAGCCGAGGTGGTTGTAAAGACGGCTGACGGCACAAAGGACGGCCAAGGCACGGTCATTGGTGACGGCACGAAGGATTATCGCAACGAAGGCGGATACATACTGACAGGGCCGGAATATCTCACGTTGTTTGATGGTGAGACCGGAGCGGCCGTATCCACCGTGGACTATGATCCGCCAAGAGGCAACGTCAGTGATTGGGGCGACGGCTACGGTAACCGTGTAGACCGGTTCCTTGGCGCAATTGCTTATCTGGATGGCACGAAGCCAAGTGTCGTGATGAGCCGGGGTTATTATACCCGCACAGTACTTGTTGCTTATGATTATGTTGGCGGGGAACTCGTTAAGCGCTGGACGTTCGACACGAACGAAGCAGGATCACAATATCAATCACAGGGCAACCATAATCTAAGTGTGCTGGATGCCGACAATGACGGCAAGGACGAAATCATGTTTGGTGCCTTGGCCATTGACGATGACGGCAGCTTGCTGTACAGCACTGGACTCGGCCACGGTGACGCTATGCACGCCGGCCAGCTCGATCCGAACCGGGAGGGCTATCAGGTCGTAAGTGTGCACGAGCATTCGGATGCGGCATACGGACTGGAGATGCGCGATGCGGCAACAGGTGAAATCCTCTGGGGTGAGAAAACAGGGTTTGACACGGGTCGCGGGATGTCAGCTGACATTGATCCGAACTATCCGGGCTACGAATCATGGGCCACAACCATTACCAACGGGCAAAGTGTTCCTGTAACCAATACCTACTCAGCTGTTGGAGAGGCTATCTACACTGCGGAAGAAGGACCAAAAACCGCAAACTTTGCGATCTGGTGGGATGGAGATCTTCAGCGTGAGCTGTTTGACCATGAGTGGAATAACAGTACCGCCAAAGGAATCCCACTCATTTATAAGTGGGATTACGAAAACAAAAAGCTAGATGAAATCTTCCGAGCAACCGGTACGTTAACGAACAACCATACCAAAGGAAATCCGGCGCTTCAGGCGGATATTCTGGGGGACTGGCGTGAGGAACTCTTGCTGCGGAGCGAAGATAGTTCAGAATATCGTCTTTATACGACGACCATTCCTACAGACTATCGCATTCCTACGCTGATGCAGGACCCTGTGTATCGACTTGGCGTAGCCTGGCAAAATGTAGCCTATAACCAGCCGCCTCATACCGGCTTTTATCTTGGAGCAGAAGCTACCACATTCCCTAAAGCCGATCTGACTCTGACCCGCGAAGCAGAAATGGCTGAGCCGGTTTACCGCTTTGATTTTGGTACAGAGACAGTTTCAGGAAATACCGCTATACAAGACACGTTATACACACAAGAGACGGGATACGGCTTCAAGGATACAAGCGGTGTTACCGTAGGAGAAAATGAGGTTTCGGTCGCGACAGGCACGACATTTGCTGTTGACCTGCCCAATGCCAACTATAAGGTGACGCTACGATTGGGCAATGATGCGCATAACTCGAATGTCGGGGTCAAATCCGAATTCGTTCAGAAGCTCGCCGTAACCAATGTGACAGCAGGAACACCTCTGGAGTATTCCTATGATGTTGCATTAGTGGATGGACAGCTTGATCTTCTTTTCACGGGTACAGCCATAGACATCCAAGACGTCATCATCGAGAAATATCCAGAGAAAGTAGCCGGTACGGCAACGACGATCTATATGGCCGGTGATTCAACTATGCAATCGTACAGTGAAATGCAAGCCCCTCAAGAAGGATGGGGGCAACAGTTCGGACGGTATTTCTCCAATGGGGCAGTCATCGTGAATGATGCGATCGGCGGTCGAAGCAGCAAATCGTTTATGGTAGACGGTCGTTTGGATACGATCCTGCAACGAATTAAGCCGGGGGACTTCTTCTTCATTTCCTTTGGTCATAACGACGCCAGTGCAGGGATACCGGACCGGTATGCATCCCCTGAGGACTATAAGATCTACTTAACTCGTTATGTAAACGGTGCCAAACAGCGCGGCGCTACACCGGTATTGCTCACTCCGGTTGGACGCAGAGATTTCAACACAGTGACTCAGGAATTCAACGTCAGCTTCCCGGCATACGTGCAGGCTGCCAAAGAAGTAGCGGAGGAGCTTGATGTGCCTCTGGTTGATCTCAGCAAATTAAGTATTGCGTACTACGACAAAATTGGTAATACAGCTACAGAGAAAGTATTCCTGTATGCTAATCCGGGTGAATATCCAAAATACCCGAATGGGATCAACGATAATACGCATTTCAGCAGCTATGGTGCTCAGAAAATTGCCGGACTCGTTGCCGGTGCAGTCAAAGACATGGAGCTGAGCATTTCATCACTGGTCATCGACCCGGATATTTCCGAGCCAGAACCAGAGCCGGAAGCCCAGCTATATGAGGAGGACTTTGAAGGCGACGCTGCTGATTACCAATATGCGATGGTCAATGCCACGGGTATTGCAGGAACCATGACGGGAACTGTTGTTGACCAGTCCGGAAATAAGGTACTGTCCGTCGCGGGTTCCGGATCGGGCAATCGGGCCAAGGTATTCCGTCTGTTCGATGCTGTAAACGGCGATCAGGTGAACGTGAACTTTGACTGGCAATCCGGTAATGTGAGTGCCTATCCATCAGAAGGTCATCTCACGGTCCAGGATTCGAACGAAAATGCCCTTTTCACATTGTTTACGAAAACCGGAAGCACCAAAATTCATTATTTTGTCGGTGCATATAACCCGGACTACGGCACAGGGGATACGGCCATACCCGAAGGGGGAACGGCTACAGATATTACCAAGAACCAGTGGGTCAATGTGGATGCAACCGTTAATTTTGCCGAGAAAACATTGGATCTGACATTAACGAATCTAGCCGATCCGACAGTTACCCAAACGATTGCAGATATCTCACTGAGTTCCGGCGCATATGCGGACAACGTCAGATCCATGCGATTCCTGGGAACGAGAAAAGGCGGTGGAGGCACGTTGAACTGGACTACCCAGATCGATAACGTGCGGATTGAAGGCACGCAGCTCTCTTCAGAGAGTGGCGATCAGACGGCCTTAATCGCTCTGTACGATGAGATCAAAGCAATTGATCTGTCGGAATATACAGATGCATCGAAGGCCGTGGTGAACCGGGCTTTGGCAGCTGCGGAAGCTATATTCAATACGGAATCCACCCAAGCTCAAGTTGACCATGCGTTGAACATGTTAACAGTTGCGAAAGATTCATTGACAAGTGAACCAGGCGAAGAGATTAACGAATATAATTTTGACTTTGGTTCTGGCGGCGCAGCCGACGGATACATCAAAGTAGATGCCAAAAGAGCATATATCGAAGGCAACGGGTATGGCTTTGCTGATACTGCGCTGACCAAAGATGAGAACCGGGAAACCGGAGATTTGCTCAAGGAAGATTTCACACGAGTAAACGGTACCTCTTTCCTCGTGGAAATGGAGCCGGCGAATTACCGGGTAACGATGACCATCGGGGATGCGGAGGAATCGACCAGCGCAAATGTCGTTGTAGAGCAGATGACCAAACTGCCGCTTACAAGCATTGCCAAGGGCGAATTCAAAGAAATCACGTATGATATTGCCCTGATCGATGGGGTATTCAACTTAAACTTCACCGGAAATGCGCCGAAGATCAATGCGCTGAAGCTGGAGCGTCTGCCAGACCATAGTGCAAGCGATAAACCGGTTATTTATTTGGCCAGCGATTCCACTGTGGCCAATTACGCGGAAAACTATCGTCCGCAAGCAGGCTGGGGAGAAACATTGGGTGGATATTTTGATGCAAATGAAGTCAGTATTGATAACCGGGCAGTTGGAGGTTTGAGCAGCAAAACCTTCTTGGTCGGTGGATATCTCAACGATATTTTACTCGACATTCATGAAGGCGATTATCTTTTCATGCAATGGTCTCATAACGATTCCACACCTTCACGTCCAGAGCGTTATCTTACGCCCGAACAGTTTAAGGTATATCTGAAAGAATACATTGATGGCGCTCTGCAGAGAGGTGCGATTCCGGTTCTGGTCACGCCAGTGAACCGTCGTGATTTTACCGGAGAGGTGCTGAACAAGAGCTTCCCGGAATACGTACAGGCGATGAAAGAAACAGCTCAGGAAACAGACACACTCATCATTGATCTGAACCAAGCCAGTTGGGAACATTTCCAAGAACTTGGCACAGAAGGAACCAAATCGATATTCATGTGGGTAGGTACAACCGAAGACAATACACACTTGCAAATGAACGGTGCAATCAAGGTGTCTGAACTCGTGGCACGTCTTGTGAAGGAATTGAATATACCGCTGTCTGACTTTGTTACGCTGGAAGGGGAATCTCCGGAGCAGGAAGCCCCGCATACCACGGCAACTGTGGAAGGAGAATCGCAGAACGACTGGTATACTTCTCCAGTCCAAGTAACCTTTGCAGCAGTTGATGAAGATTCCGAAATCGAAGGGACCTATTATCAAATTAATGGTGGGGAAACAGTGAGTGGCACACAGTTGACTCTAACTGAAGAAGGAACGCATACCATCACCTACTGGAGCGTCGATGTTGACGGTAACAAAGAGAGTGAACAGTCTTTGTCCATATCCATTGATCTCGTACCTCCAACCATTGAAATTCAAGGTCAAACCGAGTACACCATTGATCAGCACGTGGAAATTGGCTATACAGCCTCCGATACGGGTTCTGGTGTGGCAGAACCGGAGGGTGTGCTTCTGGACACTCCGGCATATACACTGGAGCCCGGCCTAAACCACGTTACGGCAACCGTCTCCGATTTGGCTGGGTGGGAACAGACGGTAGAATATAGTTTTGCAGTTATTGCTACATTCGACAGCCTGATCAATCTGACCAACGCCTTTGCAGATGAATCGATCGCTCCTAATGCCGGCGCTCTTGCTGATCAGCTTGCGAACACGTTACAACAAGCCAAACAGGCAGCAAACGATCGTGAAGGAGCAAAAGCGCGTCAACTTCTTGCATCCTACGGTGATGACGTTCAAGCAGCTCGAGGAACCGTATTCTCGGATGAGCAGGCAGATGTGCTGCTTAAGTGGGAGGAATGGCTCCATCAGGGAACGCCACTAGCGAACGGAGCGCCTGGCACTCCGGTGTTATCTGATAACAATGGTTACGACACGGGGCTCAAAGACGGCGACTACACGATCACCATGAATCTGTGGTGGGGCAATAACGGCAATCAGTTCAAACTGTATGAGAACGGTGAATTGATTAAGGATATTTCTCTGGTTGATCAATCCCCGTCCGCACAGTCTGTCAAAGTGGATATTACTGGACAGAAAAATGGCACCTATATCTATACCGGGGAATTGATCAATGCACTCGGTACAACCATAAGTGTACCGCTGACAGTTATCGTCACAGATGCTTCCCCAGGGCAAGCCGTTCTGTCGAACGACAACTGGGACGGTGACGGCAACTTCAATGTCACCATGAATCTGTGGTGGGGAACGAATGCAACTGAATATGAACTGTACGAAAATGATGTATTGATCGACACACAATCGCTGCAATCACATACGCCTGGTGCACAGTCTGCCGTTACCGCAATCTCTGGAAGGGCACCTGGAATCTACGAGTATGAAGCTGTACTCCGCAATTCTTCAGGGGAAACCAGATCATACAAATTAAATGTGACGGTACGAGAGTAG
- a CDS encoding cupin domain-containing protein, with the protein MEQTVTNKVTGEQITFIETAKDTNGEYLLIEVTLPPRGKGPPLHIHDHFEEQFEVIAGTLTVTLGKTKHLLETGERCIAPLKTPHTFTNDHDYPVVFRVRLTPPSKFEQSVRIHYGLMDDGLTDEKGNPKSLAHTALVLTLQNTLIIGIPLWLQRCLFGLIIKRARKKGIYAALEKYTGQEF; encoded by the coding sequence GTGGAACAAACAGTTACGAATAAAGTGACAGGTGAACAAATTACGTTTATAGAAACGGCAAAGGATACGAACGGTGAATATTTATTAATTGAAGTCACACTTCCACCACGTGGCAAAGGTCCACCCCTACATATTCATGACCACTTCGAAGAGCAATTTGAAGTGATCGCCGGTACGCTCACAGTTACCTTGGGTAAAACAAAGCACTTGTTAGAGACTGGAGAACGTTGCATTGCCCCGCTCAAAACGCCACATACATTTACAAACGATCACGATTATCCTGTTGTATTCCGCGTTCGATTAACGCCACCAAGCAAATTCGAGCAATCCGTTCGCATTCATTACGGGCTTATGGACGATGGATTAACCGATGAGAAGGGCAATCCTAAATCTCTCGCCCATACCGCTTTAGTATTAACATTACAAAACACACTGATCATTGGTATTCCACTCTGGCTGCAACGCTGCCTCTTTGGACTAATCATCAAGCGTGCCCGTAAAAAAGGCATTTATGCTGCGCTAGAAAAGTATACGGGACAGGAATTCTGA